Proteins co-encoded in one Alphaproteobacteria bacterium GM7ARS4 genomic window:
- a CDS encoding class I SAM-dependent methyltransferase has protein sequence MATPSSSTLQHADDDVAFLLAMLRKSQYGTLSLTLADGTTELCQGDKPGPEATLHIHDHDAITSMLNEGDVGFAKAYQKGQWDSPHIPSLIHHFLKNKEFFDATFMDGNMRHRIVSRLRYWRQKGRLFQSKRNVLAHYDLGNDFYALWLDPTMGYTCGLFLDDNDTLEQAQNNKVDRILDKIGDVPQHILEIGCGWGNFIRRACGKRAHRVSAITLSPQQKEYTDDVIRTLKIGDKADVTLKDYRQCRGRYDVVVSIGMFEAVGKKYWLTYLKKVKDLLKPGGKAYIQTILIDERHFRSYIKGTDAMRTLIFPGGALPSLERFCHAAQKVGFRAIDIFTFGSHYAKTLTMWLQRFDAQKETILRMESPMKPHGAPHRAYDEAFYRLWRYYLASCAGAFAAHYTDVMQIELLNPATTYPPAMT, from the coding sequence ATGGCAACACCATCATCCTCGACCCTTCAGCATGCTGATGACGATGTCGCTTTCTTGCTCGCTATGCTCCGTAAAAGTCAGTATGGCACTTTGTCCCTGACATTAGCCGATGGCACGACAGAGCTCTGCCAAGGGGATAAGCCGGGCCCTGAAGCAACGCTCCATATCCATGACCATGACGCCATAACGAGCATGCTCAATGAAGGCGATGTCGGCTTCGCCAAAGCCTACCAAAAAGGGCAATGGGATAGCCCGCATATTCCCTCTCTCATCCACCATTTCCTCAAAAACAAAGAATTCTTTGACGCGACATTCATGGACGGGAATATGCGTCACCGCATCGTCTCACGCCTACGCTACTGGCGACAAAAGGGCCGATTATTCCAAAGCAAACGCAATGTGCTTGCCCATTACGACCTCGGCAATGATTTCTATGCATTGTGGCTGGACCCGACGATGGGCTATACATGCGGACTCTTCTTGGACGACAATGATACGCTGGAACAAGCACAAAATAATAAAGTTGACCGCATCCTCGATAAAATAGGCGATGTGCCACAACATATCCTCGAGATTGGTTGTGGCTGGGGCAATTTTATCAGGCGCGCATGCGGAAAACGCGCCCATCGGGTGAGCGCTATCACCCTCTCGCCACAGCAAAAAGAATACACCGATGACGTCATACGCACCCTCAAGATAGGCGATAAGGCAGACGTCACGCTCAAGGATTATCGCCAATGTCGAGGACGCTACGACGTTGTCGTCTCCATCGGTATGTTTGAGGCGGTGGGGAAGAAATACTGGCTCACCTATCTTAAAAAAGTGAAAGACCTCTTGAAGCCCGGGGGAAAGGCATATATCCAAACCATCCTCATCGATGAACGCCATTTTCGCTCTTATATCAAGGGGACGGACGCCATGCGCACATTGATATTCCCCGGTGGCGCTCTCCCTAGCCTCGAACGCTTCTGCCATGCCGCACAAAAAGTCGGCTTTAGGGCTATCGATATCTTCACGTTCGGCTCACATTACGCAAAAACACTCACCATGTGGCTGCAACGATTCGACGCGCAAAAAGAGACCATCCTCCGCATGGAATCCCCTATGAAACCTCATGGCGCACCCCACAGAGCATATGACGAAGCGTTCTATCGATTATGGCGCTACTATCTTGCCTCTTGTGCAGGGGCATTTGCGGCACACTATACCGATGTCATGCAAATTGAATTGCTCAATCCCGCCACAACATACCCCCCAGCAATGACGTAG
- a CDS encoding FAD-dependent oxidoreductase — protein sequence MRIAIVGGGITGLTATYCLATHHDVVLFEKNDYLGGHTRTIYVQPDHATHPIPVDTGFIVYNDRTYPLLTALFQHLHIKRQKSLMSFGATINDGWLEYSTKNLAGIFAQPSNLFRPSYLRMMRDARHFFRHAPAYMHSPSSFSIKDYLTILKTGPWFTRYFLLPMASAIWSCPMRAMLEFPASTFIRFFHNHGLLSFSQQPQWYTIKGGAHTYVHAMKKTFAHAVHLHPATHIHRAHDHSIVTDSTGQKQRFDHVVLACHADDALSLLETPTAQERAILSCFRYQANHITVHGDTSFMPRKKHAWASWVYHLTHQETTPSLHMSYWMNNLQAIDRRYPLFVTLNAKKRAHPTYDTHRFHHPLFDKKAIDAQAQLPALQGQNKTWYCGAYQRYGFHEDGVWSALHVVKQLAPLPSWLPPLSPFAPQR from the coding sequence ATGCGTATCGCCATTGTTGGTGGGGGAATCACCGGCTTAACAGCCACCTATTGTCTCGCCACACACCATGACGTGGTCTTGTTCGAAAAAAATGATTATCTAGGCGGACATACACGCACCATCTACGTCCAGCCAGACCATGCCACGCACCCCATTCCCGTCGATACCGGCTTCATCGTCTATAATGACCGCACCTATCCCTTGCTCACCGCCTTGTTTCAACATCTCCATATCAAACGACAGAAAAGTCTCATGTCCTTTGGCGCGACTATCAATGACGGGTGGCTAGAATATAGCACAAAGAATCTCGCTGGCATCTTCGCACAACCCTCTAACCTGTTCCGTCCCTCTTATCTCCGCATGATGAGGGACGCGCGCCATTTCTTTCGCCATGCCCCCGCTTACATGCACTCTCCGTCATCCTTTTCTATCAAGGATTACCTCACCATCCTCAAGACGGGCCCATGGTTTACCCGTTATTTCCTCCTGCCAATGGCGAGCGCCATTTGGAGCTGCCCCATGCGCGCCATGCTCGAATTCCCCGCCAGCACCTTCATACGTTTCTTCCACAATCATGGACTTCTCTCGTTCTCACAACAGCCACAATGGTATACCATCAAGGGTGGCGCCCATACATATGTCCATGCCATGAAAAAAACCTTTGCGCATGCCGTCCATCTCCATCCCGCCACCCATATCCACAGAGCCCATGACCATAGCATCGTCACGGATAGCACAGGACAAAAACAACGTTTCGACCATGTTGTCCTCGCCTGCCATGCCGACGACGCCCTGTCATTGCTCGAGACACCCACAGCCCAAGAGCGCGCCATCCTCAGCTGCTTTCGCTACCAAGCAAACCATATCACCGTGCATGGCGATACATCGTTCATGCCTCGTAAAAAACACGCATGGGCAAGCTGGGTCTATCATCTCACCCACCAAGAGACGACACCCTCCCTCCATATGAGCTACTGGATGAATAACCTGCAAGCTATCGACAGACGATACCCCCTCTTTGTCACTCTCAACGCAAAAAAACGCGCCCATCCCACCTATGACACACATCGCTTTCATCACCCCCTCTTCGACAAAAAAGCCATAGACGCCCAAGCCCAGCTCCCCGCCCTACAAGGACAGAACAAGACATGGTATTGTGGCGCCTATCAACGATACGGATTTCACGAAGACGGCGTATGGAGCGCCCTCCATGTCGTCAAACAACTCGCCCCGTTGCCGTCATGGCTGCCCCCTCTCTCTCCTTTCGCCCCTCAACGATGA
- a CDS encoding DUF262 domain-containing protein, protein EGDNVERFQFYEFIKDYKKDEKHNTPASLSGRRHVTAILDGQQRLTAMYMALTGSYTSTKYPKKLHLNIFQKAEEEDLKYDFQFLTDKEAEKKNKEDDVYWFRCEDIMPLKKGKDVSRFLKDNVYPDLQEKSKQDFAHDTLHDFCDAIHANKIINYYQEESQDLEKVLQIFIRANSGGTKLSYSDLLFSMTVAQWKERDARETILKFVDDINGTGRGFDINKDVVLKNCLVLADYTKVAFKVTNFNEKMEKIEEEWDNTSSALQTAITLVARYGYEGKSFASKNAIIPISYFIYRNKLDENTLLSPKQAQNRKDIMGWLARALHKAFFSFHFDNEYPILCELIDTHKGRFPLQEMIEKYRGKTKTLSFSEDDIDSILESQYGKKTTYSVLTLLYLGLGEGFVYEQDHIHPRASFTKTSMRKQGFSDEQIEAFNKQKDSMANLQLLEKKLHVFKGNKAFDTWLNEEYPAKEKREDFLRRNFIDSEQSLAFKDFPEFIKARRQLLKGELKRILGVT, encoded by the coding sequence GAAGGGGACAATGTCGAACGTTTCCAATTTTATGAGTTCATAAAAGACTACAAGAAAGACGAAAAACACAATACACCAGCATCCCTCTCGGGGCGTCGGCATGTCACGGCCATATTGGACGGACAACAGCGTCTCACCGCCATGTACATGGCACTGACGGGAAGCTATACGTCCACAAAATACCCAAAAAAGCTTCATTTAAATATCTTTCAGAAAGCCGAAGAGGAGGACTTAAAATACGACTTCCAATTTCTCACGGATAAAGAGGCAGAAAAAAAGAACAAAGAAGATGATGTCTATTGGTTTAGGTGCGAAGACATCATGCCTCTCAAAAAAGGTAAGGATGTGTCACGCTTTCTCAAGGACAACGTATACCCCGACCTTCAAGAGAAAAGCAAGCAAGACTTTGCCCATGACACATTGCATGATTTCTGTGATGCCATCCATGCTAATAAAATAATCAATTATTATCAAGAAGAGAGTCAAGATTTAGAGAAAGTACTCCAGATATTCATCCGCGCCAATAGTGGCGGCACCAAGCTAAGCTACTCTGATTTGCTCTTTTCCATGACGGTGGCGCAGTGGAAGGAAAGAGACGCACGGGAGACTATCTTGAAATTTGTCGATGACATCAATGGCACAGGGCGCGGATTCGACATCAATAAAGATGTCGTCCTTAAGAATTGTCTCGTCCTTGCCGATTATACAAAGGTCGCTTTCAAAGTCACGAATTTTAACGAAAAAATGGAAAAAATCGAAGAGGAGTGGGATAACACGTCATCCGCCCTACAAACAGCCATTACACTCGTGGCACGTTACGGCTATGAAGGGAAAAGCTTCGCATCCAAAAACGCCATCATCCCTATCTCCTACTTCATCTACAGAAATAAACTCGATGAAAACACACTCCTTTCACCCAAGCAAGCACAGAATAGGAAAGACATCATGGGATGGTTGGCGCGTGCCCTTCATAAAGCCTTCTTTTCTTTTCACTTCGACAACGAGTATCCAATTTTGTGCGAACTCATAGATACCCATAAGGGACGCTTCCCCTTACAAGAGATGATTGAAAAATATCGAGGTAAGACGAAGACACTCTCTTTCAGTGAGGACGATATTGATAGTATCTTGGAGTCGCAATACGGAAAAAAAACAACCTATAGCGTTCTCACCCTCCTCTATCTCGGTTTGGGTGAGGGGTTTGTGTATGAGCAAGACCATATTCACCCTCGAGCATCCTTTACAAAGACATCCATGAGAAAACAGGGATTTTCTGACGAACAGATAGAGGCGTTTAATAAACAGAAAGATAGCATGGCCAATTTACAACTCCTAGAAAAGAAATTGCACGTATTCAAAGGTAATAAGGCTTTCGACACATGGTTAAATGAAGAATACCCAGCAAAAGAGAAGAGAGAGGATTTTTTGAGACGAAATTTTATCGACAGCGAGCAGTCGTTGGCCTTCAAGGATTTCCCTGAATTCATCAAAGCCCGCCGTCAGCTCTTGAAAGGCGAACTCAAACGTATTCTGGGCGTGACATAG
- a CDS encoding DASS family sodium-coupled anion symporter — protein MSHTKTIGLILGPLIMGALLLIPPFPAFTPLSMTALALTALMACWWVSEAIPIAATSLLPALLAPLLGLLTLHEALDAYAHPVIYLLVGGALVARAVQNTQLHRYFALTLLAKSRPSLPHIVLMFMVMTALLSMVISNTAATALMLPIALYVIQRLQSNAHHQPFAKALILGLAYAASIGGTATLIGTPPNALTAAYLADHKGIDIGFAQWLVIGMPLATIMLPCAWVSLTRLTYPVPTASSDTSLQSLTRALTNERHTLGPFTKAQRSVFVVFLAMVVLWMIRPILNTYPALTHVSDAAIALLAALSLFVLSHIAHRHDTPPLTKEDIKQLPWDVLLLFGGGLCLAAVMAKSGLVTSLATSFEGLHMIPLIILVLAITLITLFLTELNSNTATIATFLPLLTALAAASQNDVLTLVLPATFAASCAFMLPVATPPNAVAYASNVINIEDMMRAGFILNIIAAIIITLLTTTIATSLKL, from the coding sequence ATGTCTCACACAAAAACAATCGGGCTTATCCTCGGTCCCCTTATCATGGGCGCGCTGTTGCTGATACCGCCCTTTCCCGCCTTCACACCCCTCTCTATGACAGCCCTCGCCCTCACAGCATTGATGGCATGCTGGTGGGTCAGCGAAGCCATCCCTATCGCCGCCACATCGCTCCTGCCCGCCTTGCTCGCCCCGCTCCTTGGACTCCTCACCCTCCATGAAGCACTCGACGCCTACGCCCACCCCGTCATCTACTTGCTCGTCGGCGGCGCCCTCGTCGCCCGCGCCGTACAAAATACCCAACTGCACCGCTATTTCGCCTTGACACTCCTCGCAAAAAGTCGCCCCTCACTGCCCCACATCGTCCTCATGTTCATGGTCATGACAGCCCTCCTCAGCATGGTCATCAGCAACACAGCCGCTACCGCCCTCATGCTCCCCATCGCCCTCTATGTCATCCAACGCCTACAAAGCAATGCCCATCACCAACCCTTTGCTAAAGCATTAATCTTGGGACTCGCCTATGCTGCCAGTATCGGTGGCACCGCAACCCTCATCGGCACGCCACCAAATGCCCTCACCGCCGCCTATCTTGCTGACCATAAAGGCATCGATATCGGCTTCGCCCAATGGCTCGTCATCGGCATGCCACTCGCCACCATCATGCTCCCATGCGCATGGGTCAGCCTCACACGACTGACATATCCCGTCCCCACAGCCTCGTCTGATACGTCCCTCCAGAGCCTCACACGCGCCCTCACCAATGAACGCCATACGCTCGGCCCCTTCACAAAGGCACAACGTAGCGTCTTTGTCGTCTTCCTCGCTATGGTCGTCCTGTGGATGATACGCCCCATCCTCAATACCTATCCCGCACTCACCCACGTGAGCGACGCCGCCATCGCCCTGCTCGCCGCGCTCAGCCTCTTTGTCCTCTCACACATCGCCCATCGACATGACACACCCCCCCTCACAAAAGAGGATATTAAACAACTCCCATGGGACGTCCTCCTCCTCTTCGGCGGCGGACTCTGCCTTGCCGCCGTCATGGCAAAAAGCGGACTCGTAACCTCCCTCGCCACAAGCTTCGAAGGACTGCACATGATCCCCCTCATCATCCTCGTCCTCGCCATCACCCTTATCACCCTGTTTCTTACAGAACTCAACTCCAATACAGCCACCATCGCCACCTTCCTCCCCCTCCTGACAGCCCTTGCCGCCGCCTCACAGAACGATGTCCTCACGCTGGTCCTCCCCGCAACCTTCGCCGCAAGCTGCGCCTTTATGCTCCCCGTCGCAACACCGCCAAACGCCGTCGCTTACGCATCCAACGTCATCAACATCGAGGATATGATGCGCGCTGGCTTCATCCTCAATATCATCGCCGCCATCATCATCACCCTCCTCACAACCACCATCGCCACCAGCCTGAAACTCTGA
- a CDS encoding class I SAM-dependent methyltransferase yields the protein MHPHKARDIVLKALHKTARTPSYVGSLCLTDHHGQRHLFEGQGSPQQKQQSTPKAHMHIHELSVLTRFLMEGQNALIDDYQHGLWDSDNLLQLVEWVLRNHDIIRPNILKHIAPILWGKMLYRLSSSRDKNNTRRTDTIPPMGNDFYALWLDKGMSYSCALFDDAHESLEQAQNNKYRHILEFFGDKPLRLLDIGSGWGSFALHAIRHAQHHVTAVTIGQEEHAYAKKRLTAYPDHATLRLQDYQDIDGCFDGIVSIEMCQYVRETHWNHYFRKIRELLTPEGIAFIQSFAFIHKEDMNRYHKNIGPLRLSAHPESVVPRIPYPATFLRQAQQEGLVARHVMHHGTQYGRTIQAWLQRFDAAYSSLQQMGYPDHFIRLWYLYLASWGASFCAERSDVIQVVLTRHKA from the coding sequence ATGCACCCACATAAAGCAAGAGATATTGTCCTCAAAGCCCTCCACAAGACAGCACGCACACCCTCCTATGTCGGCAGTCTATGTCTCACCGACCATCACGGCCAGCGCCATCTCTTCGAGGGACAAGGCTCGCCACAACAAAAACAGCAGAGCACCCCCAAAGCCCATATGCATATCCATGAGCTCTCTGTCTTGACGCGATTCCTTATGGAAGGACAGAATGCCCTCATCGACGATTATCAACATGGCTTATGGGATAGCGACAACCTGCTCCAACTCGTGGAATGGGTCTTGCGTAACCATGACATCATACGCCCCAATATCCTCAAGCACATCGCCCCCATCCTATGGGGAAAAATGCTCTACAGATTATCCTCGTCAAGGGACAAGAATAACACACGGAGGACGGACACCATTCCTCCTATGGGTAACGACTTTTATGCCCTCTGGCTCGATAAAGGCATGAGCTATTCATGCGCCCTCTTCGACGACGCCCATGAAAGTCTGGAGCAAGCCCAAAACAATAAATATCGTCATATTCTCGAATTCTTTGGCGATAAGCCCCTACGCTTATTGGATATTGGCAGTGGATGGGGAAGTTTCGCCCTCCATGCGATCCGCCATGCGCAACATCACGTTACCGCCGTCACCATAGGACAGGAAGAGCATGCGTATGCTAAAAAACGCCTCACAGCCTATCCAGACCATGCGACATTGCGCCTCCAAGATTACCAAGATATTGACGGCTGCTTCGATGGTATCGTCTCCATAGAAATGTGCCAATATGTGCGTGAGACACATTGGAATCATTATTTTCGTAAAATACGTGAACTCCTGACACCAGAGGGTATCGCCTTCATTCAAAGTTTTGCCTTCATCCACAAGGAAGACATGAACAGATACCACAAAAATATCGGTCCCTTACGTCTGTCGGCTCACCCTGAGAGCGTTGTCCCGCGCATTCCTTATCCCGCCACCTTCCTTCGCCAAGCACAACAAGAAGGACTGGTCGCACGCCATGTTATGCACCATGGCACACAATACGGACGGACGATACAGGCGTGGCTTCAACGTTTCGATGCCGCCTATTCTTCATTACAACAGATGGGCTATCCCGACCATTTCATACGCCTGTGGTATCTCTATCTCGCCTCGTGGGGCGCATCCTTCTGCGCCGAACGGAGCGACGTGATACAAGTCGTCCTGACACGCCACAAGGCATAA
- a CDS encoding DUF1365 domain-containing protein, whose translation MAAPSLSFRPSTMIDWTHPHILQGSVMHHRHRPSRNVFRYGHWTLAFDIKTMPALNIPYLFAVNSPCPLSLHTKDYADGQPCASWHAWLHHMATQHHIPIKDKHIVLITMPRVLGYLFNPVSFWLFIDQHTKRLCAVIAEVNNTFGERHHYICHPLPKKQGIDEGDVLRAQKCFYVSPFLKIEGHYDFRFSLKEDAINIFITYYDGNSRLTLSTSLTGTLTAYRRAALLTALRRHPHITWRTIMLIHWQALKLFLKRIPVISKDA comes from the coding sequence ATGGCTGCCCCCTCTCTCTCCTTTCGCCCCTCAACGATGATCGACTGGACACATCCCCATATCCTACAAGGCTCTGTCATGCACCACCGACACAGGCCATCACGCAATGTGTTTCGCTATGGACATTGGACGCTCGCCTTCGACATCAAAACCATGCCCGCCCTCAATATCCCCTATCTCTTTGCCGTCAATAGCCCATGCCCCCTCTCCCTCCACACCAAAGATTACGCCGATGGACAGCCATGCGCGTCCTGGCATGCATGGCTACACCACATGGCGACACAACACCATATTCCTATCAAGGACAAACATATTGTCCTTATCACCATGCCACGCGTGTTAGGCTATCTCTTCAATCCCGTGAGTTTCTGGCTCTTTATCGACCAGCACACAAAAAGGCTCTGTGCTGTTATCGCTGAAGTCAATAATACCTTCGGGGAAAGACACCACTATATATGCCACCCCCTGCCAAAAAAACAGGGAATCGATGAAGGTGATGTCCTCCGCGCCCAGAAATGTTTCTACGTATCACCCTTCCTCAAAATAGAAGGACACTATGATTTCCGTTTTTCTCTCAAAGAAGATGCCATCAATATCTTTATCACCTATTATGATGGGAACAGCCGTCTCACACTCTCGACCTCTCTCACAGGCACGCTCACAGCCTATAGGCGCGCCGCCCTCCTCACAGCACTACGGCGCCATCCCCATATCACATGGCGGACGATCATGCTTATCCACTGGCAAGCCCTTAAACTCTTCCTCAAGAGAATTCCCGTTATCAGCAAAGACGCATAA